A genomic segment from Gavia stellata isolate bGavSte3 chromosome 4, bGavSte3.hap2, whole genome shotgun sequence encodes:
- the LGALS1 gene encoding galectin-1: protein MSCGPVCTNLGLKPGQRLTVKGKVAPSAKSFVMNLGKDASHLGLHFNPRFDAHGDVNTIVCNSKKVEEWGAEHRETVFPFQQGGIAEITFSVNQNDLTVHLPGHQFTFPNRLGLSVFDYFDTQGDFTLQSISWE, encoded by the exons atGTCTTGC GGACCAGTGTGCACCAACTTGGGTCTCAAGCCTGGCCAGCGCCTCACTGTCAAGGGGAAAGTTGCACCAAGTGCCAAGAG CTTTGTGATGAATCTGGGGAAGGATGCTTCCCACCTTGGCCTTCATTTCAACCCCCGTTTTGATGCTCATGGTGATGTGAACACCATTGTGTGCAACTCAAAGAAGGTGGAAGAGTGGGGTGCAGAGCACAGGGAGACTGTCTTCCCTTTCCAGCAGGGAGGCATAGCAGAG ATCACTTTCAGTGTCAACCAAAATGATCTGACAGTCCACCTGCCAGGCCACCAGTTCACATTCCCTAACCGGCTTGGTCTCTCTGTCTTTGACTACTTTGATACACAAGGGGATTTCACACTCCAGTCCATCAGCTGGGAATAA
- the LOC132316958 gene encoding urotensin-2 receptor-like — protein sequence MSCDPSPISARPGEDPEGGSFSEESSGGGDGGSVLGGDSPVTGPLGAVLLVMCLTGMVGNIYTVVVASGRVAGRSAGSLGVYVINLALADLLYLSTIPFVVCTYFAHDWFFGDVGCRLLLSLDLLTMHASIFFLTAMSLERYWAVARPLRARQAGNAYHKLASAVLWLLSLLLTSPMMVMTQLREGGGPHKRICIPTWTPAAFRLYLTVLFATSILAPGMVLGVVYARLAQAYRSSAWGPGLPVAGRAPSRQLFSRISAIVVAYWACFLPFWAWQLAGLYWGEVLGISPTAQAYLNFGITCLAYGNSCINPFLYTLLARSYRRRPTCSGTGTPRPSAPFRKAMRGPAGGCAIRPAFGELLVSVRESSG from the coding sequence ATGTCTTGTGATCCTTCTCCCATCAGTGCAAGGCCTGGAGAGGATCCTGAGGGTGGCAGCTTCtcagaggaaagcagtggcGGGGGTGATGGCGGTagtgtcctgggaggggacagcccGGTCACGGGGCCGCTGGGTGCAGTGCTGCTGGTCATGTGTCTCACTGGGATGGTGGGGAACATCTACACAGTGGTGGTGGCTTCCGGCAGGGTGGCAGGCCGCTCAGCAGGCTCCTTGGGGGTCTATGTGATCAACCTTGCCCTGGCTGACCTCCTGTACCTCTCCACCATCCCCTTTGTGGTCTGCACCTACTTTGCCCACGACTGGTTCTTTGGGGACGTGGGCTGCAGGCTTTTGCTCAGCCTGGACCTCCTCACCATGCATGCCAGCATCTTCTTCCTGACCGCCATGAGCCTGGAGAGGTACTGGGCAGTGGCCAGACCGCTGCGAGCCAGGCAGGCTGGCAATGCTTACCACAAACTGGCCAGCGCCGTCCTCTGGCTCCTCTCGCTTCTGCTTACGTCCCCCATGATGGTGATGAcccagctgcgggagggggGTGGCCCCCACAAGCGCATCTGCATCCCCACCTGGACGCCGGCGGCCTTCCGGCTCTACCTGACAGTCCTCTTCGCCACCAGCATCCTGGCACCCGGCATGGTGCTGGGCGTCGTCTACGCCCGCCTGGCCCAGGCGTACCGGTCCTCCGCCTGGGGCCCGGGGCTACCGGTGGCCGGCCGGGCCCCCAGCCGGCAGCTCTTCTCCAGGATCTCCGCCATCGTGGTGGCCTACTGGGCctgcttcctccccttctgGGCCTGGCAGCTGGCTGGGCTGTACTGGGGCGAGGTGCTGGGCATCAGCCCCACCGCCCAGGCCTACCTCAATTTCGGCATCACCTGCTTGGCCTATGGCAACAGCTGCATCAACCCCTTCCTCTACACCCTGCTCGCCCGCAGCTACCGACGGCGCCCCACCTGCAGCGGAACGGGCACGCCACGGCCCTCGGCACCCTTCCGGAAAGCCATGCGGGGCCCAGCAGGAGGCTGTGCTATCCGCCCGGCTTTTGGGGAGTTGTTGGTGTCTGTGAGGGAAAGCAGTGGATGA
- the LOC104258193 gene encoding arf-GAP with dual PH domain-containing protein 1: MAGGKERSMKTLKEVWRRAENSLCADCGKPDPDWASSTLGVFICLSCSGIHRNIPSISKVKSLKMDHWDDAQVQFLAEHGNAVTKAIYEAHIPIYYYQPTYNDCQVLREQWIRAKYERKEFTEPGKQLPYSDGVKEGILWKRGRDNGQFLPRKFLLSEREGCLKYFTKQDAKEPKINVKIDVINATFQPVKIGNPNGLQITYLKDNKTRNIFVYHESGKEVVDWFNAIRSVQFHYLKVAFPIASDNEIKNRLTRNFLKEGYMEKTGPKQREAFKKRWFTLDHRRLMYFKDPLDAFAKGEVFVGSRENGYSIQKGLPSGTQGNFSWHYGLTIVTPDREYLFTCETETDQLDWIAAFTSVITQAMTPQEYAIEAYFKFKS, translated from the exons ATGGCTGGAGGCAAGGAGAGGAGCATGAAGACCCTGAAGGAGGTGTGGAGAAGAGCGGAAAACTCTTTGTGTGCAGACTGCGGGAAGCCAG ATCCTGACTGGGCGTCCTCTACGTTGGGTGTCTTTATATGCCTCAGCTGCTCAGGAATTCACCGCAACATCCCTAGCATCAGCAAAGTCAAATCCCTGAAGATGGACCACTGGGATGATGCTCAGGTGCAG TTTCTGGCGGAGCATGGGAATGCTGTGACTAAAGCCATATATGAAGCTCACATCCCTATTTACTATTACCAGCCAACCTACAATGACTGCCA AGTGCTGAGAGAACAGTGGATACGAGCCAAATATGAACGCAAAGAGTTCACCGAGCCGGGAAAACAGCTGCCATATTCTGATG GGGTGAAGGAAGGCATACTCTGGAAGCGAGGCCGAGACAACGGGCAGTTCCTACCCCGCAAGTTCCTCTTGTCTGAGAGAGAGGGATGTCTGAAGTATTTCACCAAGCAGGAT GCCAAAGAACCCAAAATCAATGTTAAAATAGATGTCATCAATGCTACGTTCCAGCCAGTGAAGATTGGGAACCCCAATGGCCTGCAGATCACCTATCTCAAAGACAACAAGACCCGGAATATATTTGTCTACCATGAAAGTGGAAAG GAGGTAGTGGACTGGTTCAATGCCATTCGTTCTGTGCAGTTCCATTATCTGAAGGTAGCATTTCCCATTGCCAGCGATAATGAG ATTAAAAATCGGCTGACAAGAAACTTCCTGAAGGAGGGATACATGGAGAAGACTGGTCCCAAG CAGAGAGAAGCTTTTAAGAAGCGCTGGTTTACGCTGGATCACCGCAGGCTCATGTACTTCAAAGATCCTTTG GATGCATTTGCTAAGGGTGAGGTGTTTGTGGGCAGCAGAGAGAATGGCTATAGCATCCAGAAGGGATTGCCTTCGGGGACACAGGGCAACTTCTCTTGGCACTATGGCCTCACCATTGTCACCCCTGACCGGGAATACCTCTTCACCTGTGAGACGGAGACTGACCAGCTGGACTGGATTGCAGCCTTCACTAGCGTTATCACCCAGGCCATGACACCGCAGGAATATGCAA TTGAAGCCTACTTCAAGTTTAAATCCTAG